A region of the Myxococcus stipitatus DSM 14675 genome:
ACGCACGAGGTGGTGGAGCACCTGCAGGAGGCCCGGCGGCGCCTGTCGGCGACGCAGCTGTACACGGCGCTCCTGGAGGCGGGCTTCAGCCCGGACAACAACTGGGACGAGGCGCTGGAGTCGAGCGAGGCCGCGCTGGAGCTGGCGCAGATGGCCACGGGCGACAACCGCGACGCGCTGTTCGAGGGCTTCCAGGTCTTCGCGGCGCTGCCCGAGGAGGCGCGTCTGCGCCGCCTGGCGTACCTGGCCGAGTCGGTCACCAACCTGGAGCTGGTGAGCCGGATGCCGGAGGGCATGGAGCCCTCGTGGCTGAACGGGCCGGAGACGCGCGAGTGCCACGAGCGCGAGATGACCTACGTGCAGTCGCTGAAGGCGGAGGACATCCCGTCGAAGGTGGCGGCGCTGGCGAAGGCGGAGCTCGGCGTGCCCGAGGGTGAGGTCCCCGAGGAGAGCGACGGCGACCTGTTCATCCACCTGCGCTGCGACGTGTGCGGCAAGGAGAAGCTCATCGTCCAGTCACCGGACGAGTGAGCCCGCGCGAGAGCGCGTAAGGCCCCCGGGGCCGCTGGAGTCCTCACGAGGGACTCGGGCGGCCCCGTGGTGTTTCATGAGACAGGCTCACTCGACGGGCAGCACGTAGGTCACGGGCTTGGGCAGCATCACCTGGACCTCGTCGCCCGCGCGGATGATGCCGGGCCGGTCCACCCAGGCCACCAGGCCGCGACGCTCGAATGCGGCCTTCACGAAGCGGCTCGCGAGCTTCTCGTGGCCTGGATGATGTGACTCGATGACCTTCCCCGGCCCGGTGCAGGGGTCGTTCTCCCCTTCCACCGCCAGCACCGCGTCCCCAGGGAAGAACACGCGCGAGCCCGGCGGCAGCTGCGTCAGCCGGGGGATGCCGACGAGCTCCAGGTTCGCGCCCAGCCATGACGCGAACAGCTCCGGAAGTCCCAGCGTCTCCGCCACCTGCGCCAGCTCCTCCGACGACACCAGCGAGAGCTGCCGCGTGTTCCGGATGGGCGTGCCCTTCGGATACCAGGGCGTGCGCACGTCGGCTGGTCGCGTGTGCCCCGCATGACGGTCTCCCTCGATGCCCTCGAAGGTCAACGGCACCTCGGCCACCTCGCGGGTGACGAAGGTCTTCTTCTCGGTGCACACCAGGACGCGGACCACGCGGCCGACCAGTCTCGGAGAGCGAGCCATGGCTTCGTTCTACTCCGATTCCTGCTCGCGCCGCTTCACAGCAGCGCCAACTGCTGCGGCTTGCCCCCCAACGGCCGCGCATCCACACCCGCGTCCCGCAGCGCCTGCGCCAGCTCCTCCGCGAACCCGTGACACGTCACCACCTCGGACGCCCCCGTCGCCTTCACGTAGGCCATCAACGAGGGGAAGTCCGCGTGGTCCGACACCGGGAACGCCACGTCCGCGCCATACCGGCGCGCGGCCCCCGGGTCCAACGCCCAGCCCGTCAGCACCGCCGTGCCTCGCGGCCACAGGTGCGACAGCGCCCCGCTCCGCACCTGGTGCGGAGGGAAGAACAGCACCTCGCCCGGCTCCACCTTGCCGGTGAAGAGGCGCACGTTGTCGATGGGCACCCCCAGCTCCGCGTAGAGCTTCACCACCTCGTGGATGGACGAGTGCGCCACCAGCGAGAAGCCCCGGCTCGACAGGTACTTCATCGCCTCCTGGCTCTTGCCCAAGGGGTAGCCCAACAACACCGGCACCGCGTCGCGCGCCCACTGCCGACGCACCCACGCCTCCACCTGCCCGAACACCTCGGCGCGCGGCGGGAAGCGGTAGCGCGGATGGCCGAAGGTCGACTCGATGACCAGCGTGTCGCACTCCGCCACCTCCGTCGCCTCGGCCGTGAGCGACGGCACCACGTTCAAGTCGCCCGTGTAGACGATGCGCCGCCCATCCGCGCGGATGACTCGCAGCTGCGCGCTGCCCAGGATGTGCCCCGCGGGCAGGAGCTCCAGCACCAGCGGCCCCAGCTCGAACGGACGTCGGAACGGCGCGGCCAGCGGCGCGCTCACCGGCCCCAGCCGATGCTCCATGAACCGCAGCGTCGCCACCGTGGCGATGGTGCGCTCATGCCGCGCGATGTGGTCCGAGTGCCCATGGCTCACGAAGCACAGGGGCGACTTGCGCTTCGCATCCAGGGACAGGAGGGTGCCCGACAGGTGCAACCCGTTTCGCCGCAGCTCCACGCTCATCCCGCCGCCCGCACTCCCTCGTGTCGTGACTTCCACCAGGCCCACGCCGGCCCGCCCAGCTCCGCCACCATCACCCCGAGGAAGATGAGCCCACCGCCCACCATCTCCGGCGCGCCCAGCACCTCGTAACCGAGCACCACCGAGCACAGCGTCGCGAACACCGGCTCCAACGCGCAGATGACCGCCGCGCGCACCGCCGACGTCCGCGCCTGCGCCCACGTCTGGATGCTGATGGCCAGCGCGCTCGGGAACAGGCCGCACACCAGCACCGCCGTCACCAGCGTCGGATGCCACTCCACCCTCGGCGTGGTGAAGGGCAGGAACGCCGCCGACAGCAACGACACGCCGCACAACTGCACCGCCACCATCCCCAGCACGCCGTCCTTCGACGCGTAGCGCTCCGTGAGGGTGATGTGCGCGGCGTACGCCACCGCGCAGGCCAGCGTCAGCAGCACACCCTCGGACAGCCACCCGCCGCCCTCGCCCGCCGAGGGGTGCGTGAGCAGGAACAAGCCCACCACCGACAGGAGCACGCCCGTCCACGCGGCCTTCGTGGGCATGCGCCGGAACACGAGCATGGACAGCAGCGGGACGAACACCACGAACATCCCGGTGATGAACGCGGAGCGCGAGGGCGTGGTGAACGTCAGCCCCCACGTCTGGAGCGCGAAGCCCAGGAACAGGAAGACGGCCAGCAGCGCGCCATGGCGCAGGTTCGTCCGAGTGAACATCCGCCGGCCCGCCACCAGGCTCAGCGCCAGCCCGCCCACGCCGAAGCGCAGGGCCACGAAGCTGAACGGGTCCGCGAAGCTCAGCGCGTCCTTCACCACGACGAAGGTGACGCCCCAGATGGCGGTGATGAACAGCAGCGCGCCATCCGCCTGGAAGCCCTTGAGCCGCTCCAGACGGGATGATGCGCCGCCCATGCTGCCTGGAGTGGAGATGCTCATGGAGGTCCTCGCGGCGGGGGGCGGATGCTTTTGACTCACCCAGGCCCCTCACGCAACCTCCGTGAATTCAGGGCGCGGAGTCCCGCTGGAAGACAATCAAGCGCTTGGTCGACCCCGCTGCGTCCCAGGCCTCGTTCGTCTGGTTGGTCAGCTCCGCGGAGGCACGCTGGAAGCCCAACCCTTCGAACGTTCGCAAGGACGCATCGTTGTCCTCGTCCACGTCCGCCT
Encoded here:
- a CDS encoding MOSC domain-containing protein; this encodes MARSPRLVGRVVRVLVCTEKKTFVTREVAEVPLTFEGIEGDRHAGHTRPADVRTPWYPKGTPIRNTRQLSLVSSEELAQVAETLGLPELFASWLGANLELVGIPRLTQLPPGSRVFFPGDAVLAVEGENDPCTGPGKVIESHHPGHEKLASRFVKAAFERRGLVAWVDRPGIIRAGDEVQVMLPKPVTYVLPVE
- a CDS encoding MBL fold metallo-hydrolase; translated protein: MSVELRRNGLHLSGTLLSLDAKRKSPLCFVSHGHSDHIARHERTIATVATLRFMEHRLGPVSAPLAAPFRRPFELGPLVLELLPAGHILGSAQLRVIRADGRRIVYTGDLNVVPSLTAEATEVAECDTLVIESTFGHPRYRFPPRAEVFGQVEAWVRRQWARDAVPVLLGYPLGKSQEAMKYLSSRGFSLVAHSSIHEVVKLYAELGVPIDNVRLFTGKVEPGEVLFFPPHQVRSGALSHLWPRGTAVLTGWALDPGAARRYGADVAFPVSDHADFPSLMAYVKATGASEVVTCHGFAEELAQALRDAGVDARPLGGKPQQLALL
- a CDS encoding DMT family transporter, which encodes MSISTPGSMGGASSRLERLKGFQADGALLFITAIWGVTFVVVKDALSFADPFSFVALRFGVGGLALSLVAGRRMFTRTNLRHGALLAVFLFLGFALQTWGLTFTTPSRSAFITGMFVVFVPLLSMLVFRRMPTKAAWTGVLLSVVGLFLLTHPSAGEGGGWLSEGVLLTLACAVAYAAHITLTERYASKDGVLGMVAVQLCGVSLLSAAFLPFTTPRVEWHPTLVTAVLVCGLFPSALAISIQTWAQARTSAVRAAVICALEPVFATLCSVVLGYEVLGAPEMVGGGLIFLGVMVAELGGPAWAWWKSRHEGVRAAG